TGTTTGTGAATGGCAATAAAGTAGAAATTCACGGTTTCTCTAAAAAAGATATTAAAGAAATCCGGAAAGTAATTGATGAAAACAGATCTAAAAGAAGAAGAGTTTAAAGCATAAAAAAAAGCGTTCCGATAATCGGAACGCTTTTTTTTATATTCGTTAAGATGAGATTACTCAGCTACAACTGCGAAAGGAACTTTAACTTTTACTTCTTTGTGTAAGTTTAAGTTAGCGATATATTCACCAACAAATTTAGGTTCAGTTTCGAAAGTGATACGGCGACGGTCAACATCAAAACCTTGTTGTTTTAATGCATCAGCAATCATAATAGTGTTTACTGCACCAAAGATTTTACCAGTTTCACCAGCTTTAGCACCGATACTCAATTTAACATCAGCTAAACGAGTTGCGATACCTTCAGCATCTTTCTTAATTTTATCTTGTTTAAACGCTGCTTGTTTTAAGTTCTCTGCTAATACTTTTTTAGCAGATGGAGTAGCTAAAGCACCGAATCCTTGTGGGATAAGGTAGTTACGTCCGTAACCTGGCTTTACGTTTACAATATCATCTTTCTCTCCAAGAGATTTGATGTCCTGTTTTAATATAATTTCCATGTTCAGCTCTTATTTTAATTGGTCAGCAACGAAAGGTAACAAACCAATGTGGCGAGAACGTTTAACCGCTTGAGCCACTTTACGTTGAAATTTCAATGAAGTACCGGTTAAGCGGCGAGGTAAAATTTTACCTTGATCATTGATGAATTTTAACAAAAAGTTTGCGTCTTTATAATCAATATATTTAATACCATTCTTTTTGAAACGGCAATATTTTTTTCTGTTATCGTCCACTTTTGGAGCGGTAACATATTGTATCTGATCTTTAGCCATTATGCTGCAGCCTCCTCTTTCTTAGGTTTTTTGTTAAAAGCACCACTGCGTTTCTTCTCATTATAAGCAACCGCGTGACGGTCTAATCTAATGGTAAGGAAACGAAGAACACGCTCATCGCGTTTTAGTTCTAATTCCAATTTGTTAATTAATTCACCTGAAGATTTGTATTCTGTAAGGTGGAAAAATCCGCTTGCTTTTTTTTCAATCGGATACGCTAATTTTCTCAAACCCCAATTGTCCTCTTGAACAATTTCGGCACCGCTGTCAGTGATGATTTTGCTGAATTTCGCTAATGCTTCTTTCGCAACTTCTTCTGACAACAACGGGGTTAGAACGATAACAGTTTCGTACTGATTCATTGTTATGATTATTTTATGTTAAATCCTGCGTTAAACAGGGATGCAAACTTAGGAATAATTTTCTACAATTCAAAACATTTAAAGCTTGCCAAACAGGTAATTAACACCAATCCGGTAGCGTTGCATATTAATACTGAAATTACTGTAATTCGTAACCGGAGAAGAAAAAGCATAACCCGCAGACAATTCTATTCGCTTATTAAAAACTACACCTGCTGTGAAAGGCAATGAAAAATTAAGTTTTTCCATCTCCAGCGCGTTATCTGTTGTTGTAGTTATGTTTGTTAAAGAATTATACTCGCTTGTTCTGTTATTGGTATAACTGGAAACGTTAATTCCTATCCCTCCGCCTGCAAATAGTTTCAAATTACTGGCATTATATATATTGTATATAACCTGTGGACTCAAAGCAATAGTTACCTGATCAAAAGTATGTTTTGAATTTGATCCGGCATATCGATAGGTATTTATAAAAGCTTCATTTTTACTCATCAGCAAAGACGTCTCCACTCTGTAAATCAATTTGCCAATAGCCGGATTAGCTAACATATCAATTCCAAATGTCAATAAAGGACTATAGGAAGTTTTAATTACAGCACCCCGCTGGGCAAAAGCGATATCACCTTTATATTTTGCTTTAATTATGTTTAAACCCGACCCGGCAAAAAACCTTACTCCAAATCCTTTAGATTTAACCAATTGCTGTTCATTAATAAGCGCAACAACCCTCATTATATCTGATTCCCTGTAAGGTAAAGATGCAAGACGTCTGCGCTCATCAGCTGTACCGGCATTTAATTTATTCATAATCAACGATAACTGTCTGATATATCCCGTTCCTTTGATCAGAATACTTTCCTCACCCGATTTCATGTATTGCTGATAACTCAGTTCGTAGGGTACCGGATCATCATTACCCTGTATATAAAGCCTTTGTTTAATTCCATCAGTATAAGAATACAGCGTTACATTTTTACCGCTTTGCAAAATTTGTAAAAACACGGCACTCCTTATTTTTGAGTTATCAATACCGACAGATAACTGATCAATACTGGTCTTACTCATACTTATATCGACCTCAAACTTCCTGTAAGCCTCAAAACCTTCAACAGCCCACGCGGCAGCATTATTAACAGTAAAAATTTGAGCATCTGTATCCAGACTGGCTTTAAAAGTAACTGAAGAAGGATTTTTTCTCCATTCTTTATAATCAACATACCCTTTTAGGGTGTCCTTTAAATTGTTAACAACATATCCTTTTTGAAAATTAGATTGAGCAGAGCATATAGCAGATGTGCCTAATAAAAGACCTAATAGAAAGCGCTTCATGAATTGGGTTAAATATTGAATTAATAATAAAAATCTCAAAGTTAACTATATTTAACATTAAAACGAACAAATTATCTTTAAGCCAATACTTCTTCCCATTCCTTGTATACCTCTGTATCCATTCGGTGAATGCTCATAATATTCAAAATATTTAAGTCTGCTCAAATTAGATTGATAGGTCTCATTCAATAAATTGCTGACCTGTACCTGCACTTGCAGCGGATATTTTTTTGAATAATTAATTGTTGCTCCGGCAGCTACATTAAAAAGTAAATAAGATGAAGTAGCAGTTTCTGTATCATTCAATGCTAAATAGCGATTCTGCGCTCCATTATACTCACCTTCTGCTCTGAAATTCATTATTGAAACCAGTTTGGAATTAAGTTTGATGTCCTGGCTAACGCTGCTCAATAGCCGAACAGGCGGAATAAGTGGTAAATACTCCCCTCCTGTTTTCTTATCTTTAAATATCGCTTTTCTATTAAATCCATAAATCATAGAAAATGAATTATCAAATGAAAAGCCTTTCCATGCTTCCGGATGAAGATTAAATGTAGTTTCAAATCCGTAAAGCTGCGCGGACGACTGCTGATATTGATAAGTTTTATCTCCCTGCGCGCTGATAATCGGGTTCCCTCCTGCATCAAGCAGCTGGCTTAAATAAATATAATTCTGAATATTATTGTTGAAAACACTAAATGACATGGATAAGTCTTTCAGTGTGATATCTGCACCAATGTCTTCCTGTAAAGAAAACTCTGGTTTGAAATCTCGGTTTCCTAAATAAATAATATGTGCACCAGGATCTAACCCATTGGAAGCAAATTCCGTGATACTTGGTGCACGATACCCTCTGGCAATATTAGCTTTTAAACTAACCTGATCATTTAATTGATAAGTAGTTCCTAAACTTAAAGAGATCCCCCCGAAAGATTTATTAAAAGAAGGGAATTGCAAATTTGCCTTTGGATCTTCAGCAGGCGAAACGTGCTGACCAAAGCCTGTCTGTGCATTTGTTGAAGTATAAAAATCATTTGCCTTTAAATAACGCAGATCAGACCGGATACCCCCTCCGATTGTCCATTTTTCATATTTCCATTTGGCAAACAGATAAGCTCCTGCATCAAACAAGCTATAATCCGGAATCGGAAAGTCCGTTGCATTCTTATTTAAATTGTTCTGGTACATTCCATTTATACCAAAAGTAAATTCAGTATTTAATATTTTAGGCGCATTGTATTTTACGCCGTAATTTAAGGTATTTAACCTGACAAACATTCCCGCCTGATCCGGCATAGTCGGGTGATTATATTCCCTGCGAACATTTTGCTGAAAAGCTAACATCACATCAACATCCCCTTCACCAACCTTATAATGATTATTGTTATAAATACGGTAATGTTGAATATGCTGGTGCAAAGGGCTCAATTCATAAGAATTTAACAGCGCATCAGAAACAATGGGCCGGTTCTTAATATCATCTAGTTCTCCTTCATAGATTTGATGTGTAAATTTCCTGGTCAATGAATCACGGCTGCCATCAGGGATACCCTGAATATTATCATAAAGGGTGAGGTTAAGTGTGGAATTACCTTTACTTGTCTGATAACGAACGGTACCAGATGCATTTGTTTCTCTGAATCCTGTGTTATAAACCCTTCCATCAATCGCGTTACTATAATTTTTAGCGATGCGATAAGAACCCCGTAATGCGAAAGACCAATGATTTTTAGAATAGAATAATCCTATCCCATTTCCAATCAAACCATTATTACTCTGGTATTCAGATAAGACCTTACCATGCAAAAGGCCATCATCGATTCCCGGCATAGAGGACATCAGGCTGACCACACCGGCAAGTGCATCACTACCATACATTAAACTCGCAGGCCCTTTGATGACTTCAGAACGTTCAATGTTATAGGCATCGACCTCAATACCATGCTCATCTCCCCATTGCTGACCTTCCTGACGAATTCCATCATATAATGTCAATACCCTGTTATAGCCTAGCCCCCTGATAAAAGGTTTTGAAATATTAGGCCCCGTTTTCACTGCATTAAGTCCCGGAACATTTCGCACCAGTACATCTATAATGTTACTTTCTGAAGATTGTTCTATCTTCTTTTTGGAAACTGATACAATAGGAACCGGATTTTCTTTAGTAAGTGTTGCCCTGGAAACGCCTGTTACAACAACCTCATTCAGTGCATCCGACTTCGTATCCAATAATATTTCATAATACTTTTTGCTGGTATCAATTGATATTGAGTCAGGTCTGTACCCCAGGTAAGAGATTAAAAGTTTTCCACTATTCATTTGCTGAGGAACAGCTAATTTGAATTTCCCCTGTTGATCAGCAATAGCAGATCTTTTAGAGTTTTTAAGTTTTATAGTACTTCCCCCGATAGCTTCATTGCTATTGACATCTTTAATCACACCGGAAATTTCTATGTCCTGTGCCATCCCCCGGACAGAAAATAGCAGAAACAAAATGAGCATCAATCGTTTAAATATTAATTTTAACATAATCACAATGTATTTTTAGTTTTGACAAATCTAATAAATTAGATTTAACTAATTTTAATAATTATGTATTTCTAAAAATAAAACACAAAGAAGCCAATTCTCACTAAAGCTTCTGATAACGGCTATAATCATGTCGGGTTCATTTTATTTTGCTCAAAATCCCTTCTGCTCCATAAAAATTTTATAATTTCGCAGTGAAATGGAAAATTTTATTGTCTCGGCCCGTAAGTATCGTCCAGCAACGTTTGAAACCGTTGTAGGGCAAAATCACATTACCGGAACTTTAAAAAATGCGATTAAAAATAATCAGCTGGCCCAGGCATTCCTTTTCTGCGGACCAAGAGGGGTAGGTAAAACAACTTGTGCAAGGATTCTTGCAAAAACAATTAACTGTACTAATTTAACAAGTGAAGTTGAAGCCTGCGGAACCTGCGAATCATGTGTTTCATTTCAAACTGGTCATTCTTTCAACTTCCATGAACTGGATGCCGCATCTAATAACTCAGTAGACGATATACGTAGTCTGATCGAACAGGTCCGTATCCCGCCACAAGCTGGTAAATACAAAATTTATATTATCGATGAGGTCCATATGCTTTCTGCAAATGCATTTAATGCATTTTTGAAAACATTGGAAGAGCCACCTTCTTATGCAATATTTATACTGGCAACAACAGAAAAGCATAAAATCTTGCCAACTATCCTTTCGCGTTGTCAGATTTTTGACTTCAACAGGATCCAGGTAGATGACATTTCCAGTCATCTGAATAAGATTGCTATCCGTGAACAAATTACTGTAGAAGCAGACGGGCTGCATATTATTGCCCAAAAAGCAGATGGTGGTTTACGGGATGCGCTATCTATGTTTGATCAGATTGTAAGCTATACCAATAAGAACCTGACTTATAAAGCTGTAATCGATAACCTGAATATTCTGGATTATGATTACTATTTCAAGTTAACGCAATATCTCAATAATGCAGATGTAAGTTTAGCACTGGTCTTATTTGATGAAATTCTGAACAATGGTTTTGATGGAAACAATTTCATCAATGGACTTGCAAGCCATTTGCGGAATTTATTGGTCAGCAAAGATCCGCAAACAGTAAAACTACTGGAGGTCAGCGAAAATATAAAACAGAAATATATCTCACAAAGTCAGCAAATACAGGTATCGTTTATTCTTACGGCGCTTAATTTAGCTAACCAGTGTGATCTTACGTATAAAAACAGCAAGAATCAGCGACTACAAGTTGAACTGGCACTCATCAAGATGTGTCATATTCCGTCAGTCCTGCAACTCGCACAACTACCTTATACAGCATCTACAACAGCAACTGACACAGATCAGACTAAAAAAAAAACTGATGTAAAAACTGTACCTGTAGTGAATGTGGAAAGGCCTGAGCCTCTGCCACCTCCCGCAGGAATTAACAGCAAACCTGTAGAAACGCCCGCTAAGGCTATTCCATCAATACCACAGGCCGCACCAGCTGAGGCCAGCCGAGCGTCAGTAACTCCTAATCTGAATTCTGTCAATAAGATTGCGCTAAAGCCGAATCCATTAGGAAATATGGCCGGAGGAACACTGATTCCATCCCTTACCGCATTAACTAATGCAGAAGGCGGCATAGTGAGCGATGAACCAAAATTTGTATTCGGTGAAGAGAAGGAACCATTTACCCATGAGGAATTGATGGTACTCTGGAAAGAGTATATACAAAAGATTAAGGAAGAAAATAAAATCAATTTCTATACAATCCTGACTACAAATGATCCGGAACTGACCAGCCCTGAGCAAATTACAGTATGTATTACTAACCTTGCGCAAGAAAGTATTCTTCAGAATGAGCTGGTAGAATTTCTGAATTTCCTGAGAACCAGGTTAAAGAATTACAGTGTAGGAATCGTTACTAAAAGGGTAGAAAATAAGATTGAAAACCGATTGTACACCAGCATTGAAAAATACCATTACCTTTTAGAAAAGAATCCTAAACTGGAAGACATGCGTAAACGCCTGAACCTGGATCTGTTACCTTAATTTAGGCTCATCATTTTTCGGATACCCTTCTTCATCCAGATCTGTACGTTCATCTTCTGGTGTTCTGGCTAAAAATTCATCTTCCGCATTGACTTCTACAATATTTCCGTGGTCAATGTGCATACCCTGGTTATCAAGTTCAGCTTTTCTCTTTTCTGCCCAGGTCGCATACTCGTCGCCTACATATGGATTAGCCTCATCATAATCTGAATTTTCATCTCCACCATTCTCTG
The DNA window shown above is from Pedobacter cryoconitis and carries:
- the rplI gene encoding 50S ribosomal protein L9, yielding MEIILKQDIKSLGEKDDIVNVKPGYGRNYLIPQGFGALATPSAKKVLAENLKQAAFKQDKIKKDAEGIATRLADVKLSIGAKAGETGKIFGAVNTIMIADALKQQGFDVDRRRITFETEPKFVGEYIANLNLHKEVKVKVPFAVVAE
- the rpsR gene encoding 30S ribosomal protein S18, with amino-acid sequence MAKDQIQYVTAPKVDDNRKKYCRFKKNGIKYIDYKDANFLLKFINDQGKILPRRLTGTSLKFQRKVAQAVKRSRHIGLLPFVADQLK
- the rpsF gene encoding 30S ribosomal protein S6, giving the protein MNQYETVIVLTPLLSEEVAKEALAKFSKIITDSGAEIVQEDNWGLRKLAYPIEKKASGFFHLTEYKSSGELINKLELELKRDERVLRFLTIRLDRHAVAYNEKKRSGAFNKKPKKEEAAA
- a CDS encoding outer membrane beta-barrel protein, producing the protein MKRFLLGLLLGTSAICSAQSNFQKGYVVNNLKDTLKGYVDYKEWRKNPSSVTFKASLDTDAQIFTVNNAAAWAVEGFEAYRKFEVDISMSKTSIDQLSVGIDNSKIRSAVFLQILQSGKNVTLYSYTDGIKQRLYIQGNDDPVPYELSYQQYMKSGEESILIKGTGYIRQLSLIMNKLNAGTADERRRLASLPYRESDIMRVVALINEQQLVKSKGFGVRFFAGSGLNIIKAKYKGDIAFAQRGAVIKTSYSPLLTFGIDMLANPAIGKLIYRVETSLLMSKNEAFINTYRYAGSNSKHTFDQVTIALSPQVIYNIYNASNLKLFAGGGIGINVSSYTNNRTSEYNSLTNITTTTDNALEMEKLNFSLPFTAGVVFNKRIELSAGYAFSSPVTNYSNFSINMQRYRIGVNYLFGKL
- a CDS encoding TonB-dependent receptor, with the protein product MLKLIFKRLMLILFLLFSVRGMAQDIEISGVIKDVNSNEAIGGSTIKLKNSKRSAIADQQGKFKLAVPQQMNSGKLLISYLGYRPDSISIDTSKKYYEILLDTKSDALNEVVVTGVSRATLTKENPVPIVSVSKKKIEQSSESNIIDVLVRNVPGLNAVKTGPNISKPFIRGLGYNRVLTLYDGIRQEGQQWGDEHGIEVDAYNIERSEVIKGPASLMYGSDALAGVVSLMSSMPGIDDGLLHGKVLSEYQSNNGLIGNGIGLFYSKNHWSFALRGSYRIAKNYSNAIDGRVYNTGFRETNASGTVRYQTSKGNSTLNLTLYDNIQGIPDGSRDSLTRKFTHQIYEGELDDIKNRPIVSDALLNSYELSPLHQHIQHYRIYNNNHYKVGEGDVDVMLAFQQNVRREYNHPTMPDQAGMFVRLNTLNYGVKYNAPKILNTEFTFGINGMYQNNLNKNATDFPIPDYSLFDAGAYLFAKWKYEKWTIGGGIRSDLRYLKANDFYTSTNAQTGFGQHVSPAEDPKANLQFPSFNKSFGGISLSLGTTYQLNDQVSLKANIARGYRAPSITEFASNGLDPGAHIIYLGNRDFKPEFSLQEDIGADITLKDLSMSFSVFNNNIQNYIYLSQLLDAGGNPIISAQGDKTYQYQQSSAQLYGFETTFNLHPEAWKGFSFDNSFSMIYGFNRKAIFKDKKTGGEYLPLIPPVRLLSSVSQDIKLNSKLVSIMNFRAEGEYNGAQNRYLALNDTETATSSYLLFNVAAGATINYSKKYPLQVQVQVSNLLNETYQSNLSRLKYFEYYEHSPNGYRGIQGMGRSIGLKIICSF
- a CDS encoding DNA polymerase III subunit gamma/tau, giving the protein MENFIVSARKYRPATFETVVGQNHITGTLKNAIKNNQLAQAFLFCGPRGVGKTTCARILAKTINCTNLTSEVEACGTCESCVSFQTGHSFNFHELDAASNNSVDDIRSLIEQVRIPPQAGKYKIYIIDEVHMLSANAFNAFLKTLEEPPSYAIFILATTEKHKILPTILSRCQIFDFNRIQVDDISSHLNKIAIREQITVEADGLHIIAQKADGGLRDALSMFDQIVSYTNKNLTYKAVIDNLNILDYDYYFKLTQYLNNADVSLALVLFDEILNNGFDGNNFINGLASHLRNLLVSKDPQTVKLLEVSENIKQKYISQSQQIQVSFILTALNLANQCDLTYKNSKNQRLQVELALIKMCHIPSVLQLAQLPYTASTTATDTDQTKKKTDVKTVPVVNVERPEPLPPPAGINSKPVETPAKAIPSIPQAAPAEASRASVTPNLNSVNKIALKPNPLGNMAGGTLIPSLTALTNAEGGIVSDEPKFVFGEEKEPFTHEELMVLWKEYIQKIKEENKINFYTILTTNDPELTSPEQITVCITNLAQESILQNELVEFLNFLRTRLKNYSVGIVTKRVENKIENRLYTSIEKYHYLLEKNPKLEDMRKRLNLDLLP